The following are encoded in a window of Ictalurus punctatus breed USDA103 chromosome 13, Coco_2.0, whole genome shotgun sequence genomic DNA:
- the rfng gene encoding beta-1,3-N-acetylglucosaminyltransferase radical fringe isoform X1 has protein sequence MHLSPVGTNRRCFLASSALCAIVLLLIPTLQTPQQQGELPRPLPHNRPARGDNTTGYKGASNAKHSRVIGLPFPRDKSQRDSIGAEILSSQSKEPLRLKDIFIAVKTTRKYHKSRLELLFQTWVSQAKEQTFIFTDGEDKELKQKAEGNVINTNCSAAHTRQALCCKMSVEYDKFIESQKRWFCHVDDDNYVILPSLLQLLSSYSHTQDVYLGRPSLDHPIEAPERVRSDGSTSVRFWFATGGAGFCVSRGLALKMSPWASLGNFITTAEKIRLPDDCTIGYIIEALLEVPLIHTNLFHSHLENLQRMPAADVLKQVTLSYGGFENRRNVIPIAGAFSLTEDPSRFKTVHCLLYPDTEWCLRNGHR, from the exons ATGCATTTGTCTCCGGTCGGCACAAACAGGCGCTGCTTCCTGGCCTCTTCGGCCCTCTGTGCCATCGTGCTTCTGCTGATCCCGACTCTCCAAACGCCGCAGCAGCAGGGCGAGCTTCCCCGACCTTTGCCCCACAACAGGCCTGCCAGAGGAGACAACACCACAGGCTACAAAGGTGCTAGTAACGCTAAGCACAGCAGAGTCATTGGGCTACCCTTTCCTCGTGACAAATCCCAAAGGGACTCAATTGGTGCTGAAATCCTTAGCTCACAGTCCAAGGAGCCTCTGAGACTGAAAGACATTTTCATTGCGGTCAAAACCACCAGGAAGTATCACAAATCACGTCTGGAGCTGCTTTTTCAGACCTGGGTGTCACAAGCCAAGGAGCAG ACATTCATCTTCACTGATGGTGAGGATAAGGAGCTGAAGCAGAAAGCAG AAGGCAACGTCATCAACACCAACTGCTCAGCCGCTCACACACGACAGGCGCTGTGCTGCAAGATGTCTGTAGAGTATGACAAGTTCATCGAGTCGCAGAAAAG ATGGTTCTGTCACGTGGATGACGATAATTATGTTATCCTTCCGAGTCTGCTGCAGCTGCTCTCATCCTATTCCCATACACAGGATGTGTACCTGGGCCGGCCCAGTCTCGATCACCCTATAGAGGCTCCTGAGAGGGTCAGGAGCGATGGATCG ACGTCTGTCAGGTTCTGGTTTGCTACTGGAGGTGCTGGCTTCTGTGTCAGTCGAGGCTTGGCACTCAAGATGAGTCCATGGGCAAG TCTGGGGAACTTCATCACTACAGCAGAGAAGATCCGTCTCCCGGATGACTGCACGATCGGTTACATTATCGAGGCGCTGCTGGAGGTTCCTCTGATACACACCAACCTCTTCCACTCGCATCTGGAGAACCTGCAGAGGATGCCTGCTGCAGACGTCCTCAAACAG GTCACCCTCAGCTATGGTGGTTTTGAGAACAGGAGGAACGTCATACCTATTGCTGGAGCCTTCTCCTTGACTGAGGACCCTTCACG GTTTAAGACCGTTCACTGCTTACTTTATCCTGATACTGAATGGTGTCTCCGCAACGGTCATCGCTGA
- the rfng gene encoding beta-1,3-N-acetylglucosaminyltransferase radical fringe isoform X2, whose amino-acid sequence MHLSPVGTNRRCFLASSALCAIVLLLIPTLQTPQQQGELPRPLPHNRPARGDNTTGYKGASNAKHSRVIGLPFPRDKSQRDSIGAEILSSQSKEPLRLKDIFIAVKTTRKYHKSRLELLFQTWVSQAKEQTFIFTDGEDKELKQKAGNVINTNCSAAHTRQALCCKMSVEYDKFIESQKRWFCHVDDDNYVILPSLLQLLSSYSHTQDVYLGRPSLDHPIEAPERVRSDGSTSVRFWFATGGAGFCVSRGLALKMSPWASLGNFITTAEKIRLPDDCTIGYIIEALLEVPLIHTNLFHSHLENLQRMPAADVLKQVTLSYGGFENRRNVIPIAGAFSLTEDPSRFKTVHCLLYPDTEWCLRNGHR is encoded by the exons ATGCATTTGTCTCCGGTCGGCACAAACAGGCGCTGCTTCCTGGCCTCTTCGGCCCTCTGTGCCATCGTGCTTCTGCTGATCCCGACTCTCCAAACGCCGCAGCAGCAGGGCGAGCTTCCCCGACCTTTGCCCCACAACAGGCCTGCCAGAGGAGACAACACCACAGGCTACAAAGGTGCTAGTAACGCTAAGCACAGCAGAGTCATTGGGCTACCCTTTCCTCGTGACAAATCCCAAAGGGACTCAATTGGTGCTGAAATCCTTAGCTCACAGTCCAAGGAGCCTCTGAGACTGAAAGACATTTTCATTGCGGTCAAAACCACCAGGAAGTATCACAAATCACGTCTGGAGCTGCTTTTTCAGACCTGGGTGTCACAAGCCAAGGAGCAG ACATTCATCTTCACTGATGGTGAGGATAAGGAGCTGAAGCAGAAAGCAG GCAACGTCATCAACACCAACTGCTCAGCCGCTCACACACGACAGGCGCTGTGCTGCAAGATGTCTGTAGAGTATGACAAGTTCATCGAGTCGCAGAAAAG ATGGTTCTGTCACGTGGATGACGATAATTATGTTATCCTTCCGAGTCTGCTGCAGCTGCTCTCATCCTATTCCCATACACAGGATGTGTACCTGGGCCGGCCCAGTCTCGATCACCCTATAGAGGCTCCTGAGAGGGTCAGGAGCGATGGATCG ACGTCTGTCAGGTTCTGGTTTGCTACTGGAGGTGCTGGCTTCTGTGTCAGTCGAGGCTTGGCACTCAAGATGAGTCCATGGGCAAG TCTGGGGAACTTCATCACTACAGCAGAGAAGATCCGTCTCCCGGATGACTGCACGATCGGTTACATTATCGAGGCGCTGCTGGAGGTTCCTCTGATACACACCAACCTCTTCCACTCGCATCTGGAGAACCTGCAGAGGATGCCTGCTGCAGACGTCCTCAAACAG GTCACCCTCAGCTATGGTGGTTTTGAGAACAGGAGGAACGTCATACCTATTGCTGGAGCCTTCTCCTTGACTGAGGACCCTTCACG GTTTAAGACCGTTCACTGCTTACTTTATCCTGATACTGAATGGTGTCTCCGCAACGGTCATCGCTGA
- the dcxr gene encoding L-xylulose reductase, whose amino-acid sequence MEITFTGKRALVTGAGKGIGRATALALARGGAEVVAVTRTQADLDTLVHECPSIKPVCVDLADWDATEHALKDVGPIDLLVNNAGCARLQSFLEITQDSFDMSFNVNVKAALHVAQIVARGMKARGGGGSILNISSQASHRAFKDHAVYCATKGALDMLTKVMALELAPYQIRVNSVNPTVVLTDMAKIGWSDPVKANAMISRIPMGKFAEVEDVVHAILFLLCDKSAMTNGAFLPIDGGFLAS is encoded by the exons ATGGAGATCACGTTCACTGGCAAGCGCGCGCTCGTGACGGGAGCCGGaaaag GCATCGGGAGAGCCACAGCTTTGGCGTTAGCGCGCGGCGGTGCGGAAGTGGTAGCGGTCACGCGCACACAGGCTGACCTGGACACGCTTGTGCACGAG TGCCCTTCTAttaagcctgtgtgtgtggacttgGCGGATTGGGATGCTACAGAGCACGCGCTGAAGGATGTGGGTCCTATTGACCTGCTGGTAAACAATGCAGGCTGCGCCAGGCTGCAATCCTTCCTCGAGATCACGCAGGACAGCTTTGATAT GTCTTTCAACGTCAATGTGAAAGCAGCCCTGCATGTTGCACAA ATTGTGGCCAGAGGAATGAAAGCCAGGGGAGGTGGTGGCTCCATCTTGAATATCTCCAGCCAAGCGTCCCACCGTGCCTTTAAAGACCATGCTGTGTACT GTGCTACCAAAGGAGCGCTCGACATGCTGACTAAAGTGATGGCTCTGGAGCTGGCGCCCTACCAG ATCAGAGTGAATTCTGTAAACCCAACTGTGGTGTTAACGGACATGGCAAAGATAGGATGGAGTGACCCCGTGAAGGCCAACGCCATGATATCACGTATCCCTATGGGCAAATTTGCCG aagTGGAGGATGTGGTCCATGCCATACTGTTTCTGCTCTGCGACAAGAGCGCCATGACTAACGGAGCGTTCCTGCCGATAGATGGAGGCTTCCTGGCCAGCTAG